In the genome of Segnochrobactrum spirostomi, the window TACTCGCGGCTGTGTTCACGCTTCTCGTCGGTGGCGTCGGCGGTGCGTTTGAGGCCGACGGTTCCAAGACGATCATACTGCTCGGGTGGGGCGGGATACTGTTCTCTTTTTTCACCATCGTCTTGGGCGCGATCACGATGAGCGCTCGATCGCGCATTCCGGCAGCCCTCTTGGTCGTATGCGCCATTGCTGGCGCCATCCTCGGCGGCACCCTTGTCGCCGTCTTCATGGTGCTGGCGCTGATGGGTGGCATCTGCGGCCTGTTTGGCTCGCGCCGCGCCGTCGCGGAAGCCGCATGAGTTGAATGGCGAGGCGGTCGCGTAGCGTCCCTCGACCGCCTCCTAAGAGCCTCTTGGGTGCCGCTTGAGAGCCCCTCGACGCGGACCGCCTGATCTCTAAGATCAAATGTCCGAACCCCATCGGCGCCCCGATCTCTAAAATCGAGGCGCCGATTTCCCGAGCCGGTCCGATGCATGAAAATCCCAGGCGCGCCGCGGCCTTTCCCGCCACATCCCGCCCAATCCCGGTCAATCCCGGTCCTGCAAGATCATGTGTCCGCTAACAAGGGGAGGGAGTTGGCGTCGTGATTGGGGCGGCGGATCGTTCAAAAGATCCGACGAAGGTCAGCCGTCTTAGCCCCTCCCCTGACAGGGGGACGGGTGGCGCGAAGCGCCCGGGGTGGGGCTTGGGGCGCGCGCGTGGGCCGCCGCCTCAGACCACCGTCACCGCGTAGTCCTGGCCTTCCCACGTTTCGTCGTCGAGCCAGCGCGCGGTGAAGTGGATCACCGTGCCCTGCGGTGCCGCGGCGGTCGGCAGATCGACCTGGTGCAGGTCGAAATGGGTGTCGGTGGTGTTGAGGTCGCTCTGGGTCGCCCAGTTGTCGAGGCTCCAGCGGATCATCGCCGGGCGGCGCGTCTCGATGCGGAGCCGTTTGCCGGCCGGCATGGTGCGCGCCTTCTGGTTCATGCGCCAGAGATAGACGGGCGAGGTGGTCTTGGCCTTCTGGTAGCGGGCGACGGGCTGCGGCGGCATGTCGAACACCGCGCCGTCGCGCAGCGAGCGCAGGAGCTTGATATGCTCGCTGTGGGCCCAGACGAGCGGCATCGCGCTGCCGGAGGGGCGGCCGCGCAGCAATTCGCGCTCCGGAATGTCCGGGGCGTCCCAGATCTGCTCGGGCAGCATGCCGCCGTCGCTCGCCGAGGCTTCGACCGTCGCGAGCAGGGATTCGGCCGTCGCGCGGTTGCCGGCGGCGAGCTCGTAGTGGGCGCGCTCGGCCGCGAGCAGCGGCCACGGCCGGCCGATGCCGGTGCCGTTGAAGGCGCGGCCGTCCTCATGCTCCCCGTAGCCGTCGCCGTTGTAGCGCTTCCAGAGCGGACCCTGCGGCAGGTCCACCTTCACCACGGCGTCGATCACCCGGACGGTGTCGAGAATGCGCGGATCGTCCGGCGCGCGCAGTCCGAAGCGGACGAGCGCGAGGGCGTCGGGGCTGACGATCGCCCGGGCCGGCTGGTTGGTGTCCGCAGGCGGGCGGTTCTTGATCGGCACGAAGCCGTCGAGGGCGGACGCGGCGTCGGCGGTGTCCGGCGGGGCGATGCGGACATAGTAGCCCTTCACGCCGAGCTCGGCGCAGATGTCGGTGCCCTCCGCGAAGGTCCAGCGCTCGATCTCGTCGTTCCAGATGTCGGCGAGTTCGCGCAGGTAGCGGCCGGCTTCGGGCTCGCCGTGCTCGTCGAGGAAGTCCGCCGCCGCAAGCAGCGCCGCGATCTCGACCGCGAGGGTGAACGGCGAATAGCCGGCATCCTCCTCCCAGCGGTCCTGGCCGGTCACCGGGCCGTTGTTGACGATGAACCGCGCGGCCTTCGTCACCATCGCGAGGTAGCGCTTCTTCTCCTCCGGCGTCATGTGCCCGCCGCGGTTGAGGAGGTCGAGCAGCAGGATCGGGAAGGCGCATTCGTCCATCTGGACGCCGGTCCAATAGGGCGAGCCGTCGAGCCACATGTTCTGCGACCAGTGGCCGTCCGCCTCCTGCACCGCGCGCAGATAGGAGAGGATGGCGCGGGCATTCTCCACGGCCCCAGCGGCGAGGAAGCCGCCGGCCGTCTCGACGAGGTCGCGCGGCCAGACGAGATGGTAGCCGCC includes:
- a CDS encoding glucan 1,4-alpha-glucosidase; protein product: MQDGIIAEAPGAPGLSGRWTSSAKSGVGTALDASSRVWFTMSHGILNEIYYPRVDTACTRDFGMIVTGPDGYFSEEKRDTRHRLRRLADGVPAFWITNTAIDDRYRITKVVLTDPRRDVLLQAISFEALQGAPSDYRLYGLLAPHLVNAGADNTAWIDEYKGTRMLFASGKGGTSLAIAASVPWRTASAGFVGASDGWQQLKHTGTLIPYARAANGNVALTGEFDLAAAGDKPFLVAVGFASRPEEAAHRVLASLGDGFEPARKLYMTGWHAWQSTLESLDRPGSNPNINPYRVSTEVLAVHQPVSFHGAAIASLSIPWGFSKGDEDLGGYHLVWPRDLVETAGGFLAAGAVENARAILSYLRAVQEADGHWSQNMWLDGSPYWTGVQMDECAFPILLLDLLNRGGHMTPEEKKRYLAMVTKAARFIVNNGPVTGQDRWEEDAGYSPFTLAVEIAALLAAADFLDEHGEPEAGRYLRELADIWNDEIERWTFAEGTDICAELGVKGYYVRIAPPDTADAASALDGFVPIKNRPPADTNQPARAIVSPDALALVRFGLRAPDDPRILDTVRVIDAVVKVDLPQGPLWKRYNGDGYGEHEDGRAFNGTGIGRPWPLLAAERAHYELAAGNRATAESLLATVEASASDGGMLPEQIWDAPDIPERELLRGRPSGSAMPLVWAHSEHIKLLRSLRDGAVFDMPPQPVARYQKAKTTSPVYLWRMNQKARTMPAGKRLRIETRRPAMIRWSLDNWATQSDLNTTDTHFDLHQVDLPTAAAPQGTVIHFTARWLDDETWEGQDYAVTVV